GGTTCAGCTCCACCCACCAGGCGCGAGGGAGCTGGGCCTCCAGCGCCTCCATCGTGGCCTCGGGCGTGCGGGCTTGGACGTAGCCCCAGCGGTTCGTCACGCGGTGGACGTGGATGTCCACGCTGATGGCTTCATGTCCGCAGGCGATGCCCAGCGCCAGGTGCGCGCATTTGGGGCCCACGCCCTTGAACGACTGGAGGACCTGGGCATCACACGGCAGCGTTCCGCCGAACGCGTCGCGCGTGCGCACGGCGATGGCGTGAAGCTGCCAGGCCTTGGCTTCATGGAAGGTGACGGGCTGGATGAGGGCGTCGATGGCTTCGGGCGTCAAGCTCGCGAGCGCCTGAGGCGTGGAGGCTCGTTGGAGCAGGGCGAGCGAGACGGGCAGGCTCACCTCGTCACGCGTTCGGATGGAGAGGATGCAGGCGACGAGCTGCTCGAAGAGGCTGTCATGGCCTCGGGCGGCGAGCGCGAACATCGCGGCGTCCGGGAAATGGCGCACCGCCTCGCGGACACGGCCGAGCACTTCGTCGATGTCGAAGGGGCGCTTGTCCGGACGGGGTGGCGGTTCCACGACGTGGCCCGGTGCGGAGGGCGCGCGCGTCGTTCTCGGGCTCTCGCTCCTGGGCGCCCGGCGGCTGGGGGCGGACGGACTTTTTCGCGCCATGCCTGTTCGAGCCTCTCCGTCACCAGTTCCCTCCAAGGGTGGTGACGCGGGCGAGGCGGGGTCCAGGCCTGCCCCCTCGGTTGCTGACAGGGCAGGGCGCCGTCCGCGTCAGGTGAGCGGCAGGGACAAGTCCCGGGTGTACCAGTGGTCGCAGCCGAAGTGCCCGGTGTTGCCCAGGGGCGCGTCGAGCGGCTCGAAGCCCATGCGGCGGTAGAGCTTCTGCGCCTGGGTCATCCCCGCCAGCGTTTCGAGGTAGCAGGTCCGGAAGCCCGCTTCGCGCGCGAACTCCAAGCAGTGCCGCAGCAGGCGCTCGCCCAGGCCGAGTCCTCGGGCCTCGGGGAGGAAGTACATCTTCCGCAGCTCACAGACGTTGGGGTCTCCGCCTTCCAGCGGGGCGATGCCAGCGCCGCCGATGACACGGCCCGAGCGCTCCACGACGAAATAGGCATGCCGGGGCCGGGCGTAGGCGGCGGTCATCGCGGACACCTCGGGGTCGTGGATGGCGAACCCCGGGCCGTCCGCGCCGAACTCCGGCATCACCGTCCGGATGATGTCCGCCACCGCGGCGTCATCCTGGGGGCCCATGTGTCGCAGCGTCAGCGCTTCCGTGCTCATGGGCGCAACGTTTCACATGAGGGGGAGGAGGACCAGCGGCCGGAGCCCGGACGGCCTGTGTGTTTCCCGTATGTCCGGGTTGTGCAGCCGGATGCACACGTGTGCCACGGCACGGAGGCTCCCCGTGGCCATGTGTGCATCCCTGGCGGAGGGGCCGTGTCTGTACTTGGGACCGGGAGGGGTGGCATGTTCGTTGTAACGAGGGGGATGCATGTATTGCCCTGACTGCCGTGAAGAGCGGCGTGGCAAGGATGTCTTTTGTGCGCTCTGCGGTTCGCGGATGGCGGAGCGCTCACGCGCCGTGGTGGAAGCCGAGCTCGCCCACGTCCACTTCCTGTTGGGTGAGTTGCCGCGCTGGGAGCTTTCCGACGTCCCGCTGAATGCCCGGCGCTTCATCCTCGAGCGCTACGAGCGGCAGGCGCGCATCCTCCTGGCGGTGCTGACGGAGCTGCCCCAGGACGGCGCGGAGCACGTGCCCGCTCCAGCGCTGGACGACGTCACGGCGACGCACGCGGAGCAGGTCACGCCACCCGAGCCGGCTGTCGCCGCGGCGGTCGAGGCCGCCGCGAGCGCGGTCATGGCCACGGCGTTGGAAGCAGAGGCCCCGACCGCCACCGCCGCTCATGCCGAGCCCCCGTCGGTCCCCTCCGAGGCCACCGCGCAAAACGCAGAGGCCGAGTCCGTAAGGGACGAAGGTCCGTTCCACGGCTTCGAGCCCACCCCCGAGATGCCAGCGGAAGCCACGGCTCGGGCGGCGGAGCCGCGGACCGAGGAGACCGGCGCCGAGCGCCACGAAACGTTCCTCCCGCTGCCTCCGAATCCGGCCGAGCCCTACGCGGAGCCGCCGCAGCCGCGCAGCCTCACCGCGCGCCTCGTCGAAGAGACGTCCACCTGGAACCGCGTGTGGAGGCCGTTCCTCTACGAAAGCATCATGTGGTTCGTCGGTGCCTTCCTCATCCTCTCGGGCACCCTCTACTTCGTCTTCGAGAGCTGGGCGGGGATGTCGTCCAGCGTCCGCTCGCTCACCGTGTTCGGGATGACGGCGGGATACTCCGCGGGCTTCGCCGTCTGGGGCGCGTTCCTCGCGAGGCGCGAGGCGTTGCGCAAGCCCGGTCACATCCTGGGGCTCATTGGCGCCGCGGTCGCGCCGCTCGCGGGCATCGCGCTGGGGCCCCTGGGGCTGGGGGATTTGTTTCAATTGGGGGGCGTGGGCACGGGGTTGCTCGTTCCCGCGTTGGTGGTCTGGTCCGGTGTGGCGGCCTTCCTGGCGCGCAAGCCGCTGGAGGCCATCGACGCACCGTCGCGGCCCTTCATCCAGTTGGCGCTCGTGGCCAGCACCTGGATGATGGGGCTGGCGCCGCTCGCCGCGCGGTTGGGAGACCATGCGCTGTGGCTCGACGTCCTGCCATGCGCGCTCTACTTCCTGATGGCCTCGCGTCCCGCGCCCACGCCGCGTGAGGACACGTCGCTCGCCTTCGTCATCGCCGCGCCGCTCTACCTGCTGTTCCTCTACTTCGCGCGGTTGCACGTCGCGCTCGCGGGCGCGGAGGTCGAGGTCTCCGTCGGAGCGTATGCCCCGTTCTGTGCGTTCCTGCTGGCCACCGCGCTGCGCTTCCGGACGTTGGACTCCGAACGTGGCGCGGACGGGCTGTCCATTGGCGCGGTGTCCCTCCAGGCCGCGTGCCTCATCGCGGCGTCGCTGTCACCGCCGCCGACCTTCTTCGTCACCGCGGCGGTGATGGCCTGGACCTTGGTGTCGCTGGCGCGCGGGGGGCTGGCGCGCGTCCGTTGGGCCTACGCCGCCTACGCGGCGCTGTACTTCGCCTACGCTTCGTTTTCCCAGCTCTTCCCCGGGCTGGCGCTCCGCTGGCTGAACGTGGTGAGGGACCGGTTCGGCTACGCCGTCACGGAGCCGCTCCCCTTGCAGTTCGGCGCGCTGTCCGCGCTGCCCTTCATCTTCGCGGGCGCGGTGTTCGCGGTGTCGCGGCTGTGGCGGGGCGAGCGCGCCGGAAACCCCAGGGACTCGGCGCTGGCGGAGGTGCTGCTGCGGGCCACCGCCGGGGCGAGCGTGCTCTTCATCTTCCTGAGCATCACCGGCCCCGACGCCCGGCCTGCCTTCTGGAGTGCCCTGGCGCTGGCCGTGCTGTGCCTGACGTTGGGCCTGCTGGTGGAGCGCTTCTTCCTGACGGTCGTCGGGGCGGGGCTGTGCTTGTTCCTGCCCTTCCAGGCGCTCGCGGTCCTGGGGGCCTCCCGTGGCTCGGTCGCGGCGGGGGCGATGGCGCTGGTGCTCGCCGCGGTGGCGCTGGTGTGCACGGCGAGGACGCGGCAGTTGCTGGGCGTCATCGTGGGCGTGATGTCCCTGGTAGGCTTCCTCATGGGCCTGGCGATGGGGAGCGGCTTCACGGCCGTGACAGGCATCGCCTTGTGCGCGGCGGCGGCCGTGCTGACCGCCTGGTCGTTCCAGAGCCCCGTGCTCGTGGCCATGGCGGCTGTGCTCGCCGCGGCCGTGGTGCCGTCGCTGGCGGGAGAGGTGGCCTCGAAGTCGGTGGCGCCCGCGCTCGCCGTCACGGCGCTTGGCCTGGCGCTGCTGAGCCTGCGGGGTGGGCTGGTGCGGTGGGTGGGCCTGCCCGCGGTGTTCTACGCGCTGCTCGCGGTGCCCTGGGGCATGCTGGCCCAGGTGCCGGGGTTGGGCGTCGTCATCCTCGTCGCCGCCGGGGCGGTGGCCGTGGCGTCGCGGGTGCTTCCGTGGGTGCGCCCCATGGCCGTGGGCATCGCGTCCCTGGCCTTGATTCAGGACATCTCGGGCATCTATTCGCCGTGGGGCGGATGGATGTCACCGGGCTTGTCGGTGACGCTGTTCTGCGGCTGGGCGCTGGGGGCGTCCGTGATCTCCGCGAGGTGGGGCCGGAGCGTCAGCACCGTGGTGGCGGGGCTCATCGCGCTGGTCTTCCCGCTGACGGCCCTGATTGGCGCGGACTCGTCGCTGCAGTCGCGGGTCTTCCTGGGCGCGGCGTTCGCGGCGCTCCTCACCGCCCGCGCCTTGCCCGCGACCTTGAGCGTCGTGATGGCCGCGTTCTATGCCGTCTTCGCGCTGTCGGCCTGGGGCGGCGTGGGCCTGTTGGGACTCGCGGCGGTGCTGAGCCTCCTGGCGGTGCTCGAGGAGGTCCCCTGGGTGTCGCGTGTCTGCGCGGGCGGTGCGCGCTTCGCGCTGGCCGCGTCGCTGTGCGCCGCCGGGGTGCTCGGCATGGTGGTGGTGAAGTGGGATGACGCGCCGCTGCCGCTGCTGCTCGCGGGAACGGGCACGCTGCCCCTGCTCTGGACGCGCGCCACGCGGCAGCCGTTCTTCGCCTCGCTCGCCGTGCCCTATTCCTTCGTGAGCATCGTCGTGGTGGGGGGCGAGCTGCCCGGGTGGGTCCAGGCGCTGCCCGTGCTGGCCCTGGTGCTGGTGCGCGCCGTGGCACACGTCCCCGTCGTGGCCTCCCTGCTGCTGCGCTCGCGGGAGGAGGCGCCCCGCAACGCGTTGTCGTTGTGGGTGCAGGGGTGGCTCGCCGTGGCGATGGTGGTCATGGACATCCCGGCACTCGGCTCGGCGGAGTACCGCACGCCGCTGTACGTGTTGGCCGCGTCCGTGGCGCTGATGCCGGGGCCGCTTCCTTTCATCCGGGTGTGTGGCGCCGCGCTGGCGCTGCTGCCGTTCCCGGTGGCTCGGTCCACCGCCATGGGCTTGTTGCTCGCTTTGGCCATCGCGGAGAGTCACTGGCCGGAGCGCGTGTGGGCCTTCTTCCGCAGCGGGCGGGACGCGGCCCTGCGGCTTGCTTGTGTCGGCACGGCGCTGGCCATGGCGGTGCTGCCCACCGTGGAGGCTCCCACCCCCGCGAACCTGGGCGTGTTGGCTGGCGTGCTGGCGCTCTCCGCGTTCCTGCTGTCGAACCGGTGGCTGCTCGCCCCCGCGGTCTGGGCGCTGGCGCTGGCGCCCATGGGCGCGGCGGGCCTGGAGGACCTCCTCTTCCGTCGGGACGGGGACGGGCTGTCGAGCTTCGTCGTGGCACTGGGGGCCGCGGCCCTGGCCGCCGTGTGTCAGGTGGGCGCCATCCAGCGCGGGCTTACCCGGGCCTTCGCGAAGGTGTTGCCGCCGCTCGAGGACTCCTGGAGCGAGCCGCTGTGGGTGGGCGGCGCGGGTGCACTTGGCGCGCTGTTGGTGCAGCGGGTGCTGACGTCGTGGGCGGGGACGCTGTCGCTGCCGGTGACGCTGGTCGCCGTGGCGACGTCCTGTCTGCTGATGGTGGCGCGCGAGCGGTGGATGGCCAACGTGGCCACCGGGTTGTTGGGGGTGTCGCTCGTCGCGGCCGTGGACCCGCTGTGGTTGCCCGCGATTCTCGGTGGCGTCGGGCTGGCCCTCTGCCTCCTGGGCATGTGGCTGGACACGCGGGAGGTCCGCGTGGGCGCCTCACTGCACCACGGTGGCTGGGTCTTGTCGCTGTTGTCGCTCACGGCCATTCGGGAGCTGGGGCACGCGGGAATGCCGCTGTCCCTCCTCTTCGCGTTGGGGGCGACGTGGGCGGTGGTGTACCGGCGCCGGGAGCGGGAGCTCCTGGGGTGGTTGGCCTCGCTCGTCGCCGTCCACGGGTTGCTGATTCACCTGGGGGTGGTGTTCTCCAGCGGCCGGGGCGCGGCGTTCCTCCTGCCGTATTTCGGCGCGGGCAGCGCGCTGCTGGCCGCGCTCGCGCTCTTCGTGGCGGGGAAGGCGCAGCGCCAGGCCGTGGGCTTCGGCTTCACGGTGGTGGCGCTCCTCGAGGTGGTGACGGGCCTGGCGTTCGTGGATGCGTCCCTGGGCGCGCTGCGGGAAGGGCTCGTTTCGAGCGTGTCGTTGGGCGTGCTGCTCATCGCGCTGGTGCGCCGCGCGGCCGTGGAGAAGGAGGCCTCGTCCGCCTATCTGGCCCAGGGCGTGCTCGCGCTGGGGTACCTCTCCGTCCGGATGTTGGGGATGGGGGCGACGCCGGTGGCGGGGGACAGTCTGGCGGCCCTGGTGGGCGGCGCGCTGTTCACGGGGCTCTACTTCTTCGTGCAGCGCGAAGGCAGCACCCTGGCGTGCTTCCGCGGCCCCGCCGTGCTGGGCGCCTATCTCTTCCCGCTG
This genomic window from Myxococcus hansupus contains:
- a CDS encoding endonuclease III domain-containing protein gives rise to the protein MEPPPRPDKRPFDIDEVLGRVREAVRHFPDAAMFALAARGHDSLFEQLVACILSIRTRDEVSLPVSLALLQRASTPQALASLTPEAIDALIQPVTFHEAKAWQLHAIAVRTRDAFGGTLPCDAQVLQSFKGVGPKCAHLALGIACGHEAISVDIHVHRVTNRWGYVQARTPEATMEALEAQLPRAWWVELNRLLVPFGKHICTGTRPKCSTCPVLDACRQVGVKDAR
- a CDS encoding GNAT family N-acetyltransferase, with the protein product MSTEALTLRHMGPQDDAAVADIIRTVMPEFGADGPGFAIHDPEVSAMTAAYARPRHAYFVVERSGRVIGGAGIAPLEGGDPNVCELRKMYFLPEARGLGLGERLLRHCLEFAREAGFRTCYLETLAGMTQAQKLYRRMGFEPLDAPLGNTGHFGCDHWYTRDLSLPLT